TATAAGTGTGATTGGTTCTCAACCCATTAGTAGTCAGTAGGTCAGgtcagtactgtatatacagtacacagggtgcatatatatatatatatatatatataccccaatATAACATACCAGTTTCAGAGAGTGAATTccggtgctcttattcttcaatCTCCACCCAAAGCTACATATCCCATGATGCCACACTGCGTTAGGTATTAGGGTTCCCAGTCATCGTCATGGTGTTGGGAGGCGATGATGACTACCACGGTGAGGATGGTACACAGGACGATGGAGGCAATGCCCACCGCCAGGCTGATGAAGGAGAAGTTACGCGCCTCGCGGGACGCTATCTCTGCCGTCACCATGTCCCCCCTGGCCACTGCTGTACGCAcctgagggagggaaggagggagagagagagaatgtttttTCCCCTCACAAACTATGGTTTTTGGAGTGCTTGGCCATATTTATAGAATCTATTTCATGCCGTTTATGAAtttagttgagagagggagagagtggtgttGACAACCGCACATACTCACACAAAAAGCCACAAAAGACAGTTTATCAGGCCTTAAATTAAACAACCATAACAATAACAATACTAATGGTTCAAGACCCAGGTTTGCAGGGCTATCTATGCCTGGCTGTCAGTTTAGCTCAACTCAAACAAATCGGTAGGAAGCCCATTGCAAAAATCAATTTTAGCCTGTGTAAACAACGCTGCAATTACATGATGTAGACTGTTGTAGAGTCTTGTGCATAGCGATCAGGCTAACCAACAAAGCCAGCAtataataaataaacataataCGGTaaaacagagaaacaacaaaacaatcaataatttcacaaaaaattactggctagctaacaaacatATTGTGCAGACAATTCTGTGCTAGCCTAACACCAACCTGTACTGCCTTGATGATGGCTATGATTCCTGTGGGCCAGAAGCAGCAGACGGTGGTGAGCACAGCGATTGGCAGGTAGTCGTGAGGCGGGCGCCGGGGCTCCATCAGGGCGATGCCATGGGGCATCTGCATGCCCATCTGACCCTGGGGCATCCCCTGGTAGGGCTGTCCCTGAGTGAGAGAGTcagtgagagagtgaaagagagagagagagagagagagatgtatcaaacatctcagagtaggagtgcttatctaggatcaggtccccccttgtccatgtaatcttattcattgtgatctacaTGGCAAAACTGATCCAAAACCAGTACTCCTACGGTGAGATGCTTGATCTCTTCATGGCCACTGACCTTGGAAAAGCCTTTTGGGATTTCTCTGTACCCCTCAAGAGCAGCAAACCAATGTTTACTTTCCACAGCCTTAATCTAAGAACCAATGGAAATTGGCTGTGTGGGTGACTCATTCTCCATTCGATTAAGAAAGGAAATGCCAGGTCACTATAATGCTGCGTCCGCTCCACAGTGATTTACTACTGCATTATGATGATACAAAAACATATGCCATGGCATAgttgaatacttgtttctgattggcttgaagggcattctagagcatTAACCCcttgttgattatcccttacagaATGTATCATGGTGCAGAAGTAAAACACTGGGGAGCAGCATTATACCTTGTGCGGGCCTTTCCGTTCTTGTATATTTTTGCCCACCCAGCACCGGTGTTCTAAAGATTCAGGTGAGCATACCACCCTCATATGCTTCGTTCTCTTTTCGGCAAACACAAAATGCTTTGGAATAATTACTGCTATCGTAGATGAATACACTGACTCACCGACGCCATGGGGTAGACAGGAACATAGGCTGTGCAGGGCTGCAGCTGGAGAGGGTATCCTGGTTGAAAATACCCTACAGGGGCGTGTGGGACCCCCCCTCCCGGGCCCTGGGTCTGGACTGTGTAGCCCTGTGGGGCCCCTGGGTGTCCGTAGGAGCCATTGTGGAACTGGGTCTCCTGGTAGCCATCGGAGCCAGGGGGCGGGGGTGGAGGGGGGTAGTTGGGCTGGAGGCCACAGCCGGGCGGAGGGCCCATGTTGGGGTGCTGCATGTTGGGGTGCTGCATGTTGGGGTGCTGCATGTTGGGGTGCTGCATGTTGGGGTGCTGCATGTTGGGGTGCTGCATGTTGGGGTGCTGCATGTTGGGGTGTTGTTGGCCCATGTTAGGGTCCTGGGAGGGAAGGTATGGAGGGGGCTGCATTTGCTGCAT
This genomic interval from Salmo salar chromosome ssa27, Ssal_v3.1, whole genome shotgun sequence contains the following:
- the LOC106588517 gene encoding proline-rich transmembrane protein 1 isoform X1, giving the protein MSEKHGGYQGLEDSNRQAMSQPMQQMQPPPYLPSQDPNMGQQHPNMQHPNMQHPNMQHPNMQHPNMQHPNMQHPNMQHPNMGPPPGCGLQPNYPPPPPPPGSDGYQETQFHNGSYGHPGAPQGYTVQTQGPGGGVPHAPVGYFQPGYPLQLQPCTAYVPVYPMASGQPYQGMPQGQMGMQMPHGIALMEPRRPPHDYLPIAVLTTVCCFWPTGIIAIIKAVQVRTAVARGDMVTAEIASREARNFSFISLAVGIASIVLCTILTVVVIIASQHHDDDWEP
- the LOC106588517 gene encoding proline-rich transmembrane protein 1 isoform X2 yields the protein MSEKHGLEDSNRQAMSQPMQQMQPPPYLPSQDPNMGQQHPNMQHPNMQHPNMQHPNMQHPNMQHPNMQHPNMQHPNMGPPPGCGLQPNYPPPPPPPGSDGYQETQFHNGSYGHPGAPQGYTVQTQGPGGGVPHAPVGYFQPGYPLQLQPCTAYVPVYPMASGQPYQGMPQGQMGMQMPHGIALMEPRRPPHDYLPIAVLTTVCCFWPTGIIAIIKAVQVRTAVARGDMVTAEIASREARNFSFISLAVGIASIVLCTILTVVVIIASQHHDDDWEP